One genomic segment of Bombyx mori chromosome W, ASM3026992v2 includes these proteins:
- the LOC134201706 gene encoding uncharacterized protein LOC134201706: MLPHKLQPFVRNRVAEILEMAGESLANEGIDFHFIPAYTPHFGGLWEAGVRSTKYHLQRVLGNCNLTFEELYTTLTQIEAILNSRPLTPLSSDPADLNPLTPGHFLIGRPLTSLPERNYQDCSSGNLSRYERIEQLRQHFWVRWSKEYIAELQQRTKWRSCKDSLKMNSLVVVKEDHLPPLKWKLGRIVATFPGTDGIVRVADIRTPTGELLTEYVRCLSHPALVESTAFNARGHVQAPEYIICFFRFRVN; encoded by the exons ATGTTGCCTCACAAGCTTCAGCCATTTGTTCGTAACAGAGTAGCTGAAATATTGGAAATGGCAG GTGAGAGTTTAGCAAATGAAGGCATTGACTTTCATTTTATACCCGCGTATACCCCTCATTTTGGCGGGCTATGGGAGGCAGGTGTTCGCTCAACCAAATATCACTTGCAACGAGTGCTGGGGAATTGTAATCTGACGTTCGAGGAACTTTACACCACGCTCACGCAGATCGAAGCGATATTGAACTCTAGGCCTCTAACTCCGCTGTCTTCAGATCCAGCTGATTTGAATCCACTGACTCCAGGACATTTTTTGATTGGACGTCCTCTCACGTCGTTACCTGAACGTAACTATCAAGATTGTTCCAGTGGAAATTTAAGTCGTTATGAACGAATTGAACAGCTTCGACAACATTTTTGGGTTCGTTGGAGCAAAGAATACATCGCAGAGTTACAACAGCGAACTAAATGGCGTTCATGCAAAGATAGTCTAAAAATGAATTCACTGGTAGTTGTAAAGGAAGATCACTTGCCACCATTAAAATGGAAGCTTGGAAGGATTGTGGCTACATTCCCTGGAACTGATGGCATCGTTCGTGTGGCTGACATCAGAACGCCGACCGGAGAGCTTTTAACAGAATATGTCCGCTGCCTGAGTCATCCAGCTCTGGTTGAAAGCACAGCTTTCAACGCTCGGGGGCATGTTCAGGCGCCTGAATatataatctgtttttttcgaTTCCGCGTAAACTGA